One part of the Acipenser ruthenus unplaced genomic scaffold, fAciRut3.2 maternal haplotype, whole genome shotgun sequence genome encodes these proteins:
- the LOC117402464 gene encoding sarcoplasmic reticulum histidine-rich calcium-binding protein-like: MKLSILVAVFLSVLGVITPVPVGKEGRREDLVTRCIVEVFSNALSKPNAPLVDPACKEILKTSAKHEMTEKKSNEELVNFGDFGNHKQEPEEELKRYLEEPNLKEKELEEKRSFQDDEDQRHVKESEEKRHHTADKRSEETSSQEEKMHYDAEDKRHYSDSEEDEIRKRNHHTEVEEKRHTSEEYPLDLSEELDKISHHGHNKRSGEESIEEQAHGEHDQEMRSEEEESDAREKRRYRSHRHYHRKHKRNYSSEEKRSKESDESNKSKEEDDKRRHNEIRNFPEGSYEEWSDKRHHSEEKRHHTAEKRHQPEESDEDDEEQKHHQKENRHYFEESEEEKRQHSFEKRHHSKESEEEEKHHHSEDKRRHSEENEEEEAKRHHEEKRQVSEVREEEKRHNSEESEEEEEKRHHEEKRHNSKESEDDEGHHGFEERHNSKESKEEEEKLHHEEKRHHEEKRHHEEKRHNSEEGEEDEGRHDFEKRHNSKESEQEEKRHHEEKRHHKEKRHHEEKRHNSEESEEDEGHHGFEERQNSKESKEEEKRHHEEERHHKEKRHNSEESEDDEGHYGFEERHNSKESKEEEEKLHHEETRHHEEKRHHEEKRHNSEEGEEDEGHHDFEKRHNSKESEKEEKRHREEKRHHKEKRHDSEESEEDEGHHDFEKRHPSKESEEEEEKRHHEEKRHNSEESEEDEGHHDFEKRHPSKESEEEEEKRHHEEKRHNSEESEEDEGHHDFEKRHNSKESEQEEKRHHEEKRHHKEKRHNSEESEEDEGHHDFEKRHNSKESEEEEKQHHEEKRNNSEESEEDEGHHSFEKRHPSKESDEEEEKRHHEEKRNNSEESEEDEGHHDFEKRHNSKESEEEERRHHEEKRHHKVKRHNPEESEEEEGHHEEKQHHSVESRHHELKRSHSEESEEEEEKRHYSEDKHQHSEESEEETQKHHSQEKRHHSEESEETEKQHHSQEKRRHSEESEVVKESPEGYRIREDKRQYLGEDSDEELKKRHHPYEKAHYSEVEENKHHGEDKRFQSQEGEEVLRHIQEKKHMGEDEDKRLAGNSSPYHKEVWWEKHNDKRENLENEEERHQEEKRHYPEAVEDDWWDKRSDGMEYGHHGYEEKRNNLLTHPFQDKRPFSGNRIDELAKLFNYKKAVDFLSEEKRSHHEFQEEKKNPHQRPFTQEEEKELQNLASMDLQLQKIAEKLHENRRG, translated from the exons ATGAAGCTCTCAATTCTTGTTGCTGTCTTTTTATCTGTATTGGGAG TTATCACACCTGTTCCAGTTGGGAAGGAGGGAAGAAGAGAGGACTTG GTGACCCGATGTATCGTCGAAGTCTTTTCCAATGCACTTTCCAAACCAAACGCTCCTCTTGTTGATCCAGCATGCAAAGAAATTCTAAAGACAA GTGCAAAACATGAGATGACGGAAAAGAAGAGTAATGAAGAGCTTGTGAATTTTGGGGATTTTGGCAACCATAAACAAGAACCTGAAGAGGAGTTAAAGAGATATCTGGAGGAGCCTAACCTAAAGGAGAAAGAGTTGGAGGAAAAAAGAAGCTTTCAAGATGACGAGGATCAAAGACATGTCAAGGAGAGCGAGGAGAAACGACACCACACAGCAGACAAAAGAAGTGAGGAGACCAGCAGTCAAGAAGAAAAAATGCACTATGATGCGGAAGACAAAAGGCATTATTCAGACAGTGAAGAAGATGAAATCAGAAAACGTAACCACCATACAGAAGTTGAAGAAAAGAGACATACAAGTGAGGAGTATCCTCTGGATCTGAGTGAGGAGTTGGATAAAATATCTCATCATGGTCATAATAAGAGAAGTGGGGAGGAATCTATTGAAGAGCAGGCTCATGGGGAGCATGATCAGGAGATGAGATCAGAAGAAGAGGAGAGCGATGCAAGAGAAAAACGCAGATACAGAAGTCACAGACACTATCATAGAAAACACAAAAGGAACTATTCCTCTGAAGAAAAGAGAAGCAAAGAGTCAGACGAGTCTAACAAGTCTAAAGAGGAAGACGACAAACGACGCCACAACGAGATTAGAAATTTTCCAGAGGGAAGCTATGAAGAGTGGTCAGATAAGAGACATCATTCTGAAGAAAAGAGACACcacactgctgagaaaagacaccAACCTGAAGAAagtgatgaagatgatgaagagCAGAAACATCACCAAAAGGAAAATAGACATTATTTTGAAGAAAGTGAAGAAGAGAAAAGGCAGCACAGTTTTGAAAAAAGACACCATTCCAAGGAAAGTGAGGAAGAAGAAAAACACCACCACAGTGAAGACAAGAGACGCCATTCTGAAGAAAATGAAGAGGAAGAGGCAAAAAGACACCATGAAGAAAAGAGACAGGTCTCTGAAGTAAGAGAAGAGGAAAAAAGACACAATTCTGAGGAaagtgaagaggaggaggaaaagaGACACCATGAAGAAAAGAGACACAATTCAAAGGAAAGTGAGGATGATGAAGGGCACCATGGCTTTGAGGAAAGACACAATTCCAAGGAAAGCaaagaggaggaggaaaaacTACACCATGAGGAAAAGAGACACCATGAGGAAAAGAGACACCATGAGGAAAAGAGACACAATTCAGAAGAAGGTGAAGAGGATGAAGGGCGCCATGACTTTGAGAAAAGACACAATTCCAAGGAAAGCGAACAGGAGGAAAAACGGCACCATGAGGAAAAGAGACACCACAAAGAAAAGAGACACCATGAGGAAAAGAGACACAATTCAGAGGAAAGTGAGGAGGATGAAGGGCACCATGGCTTTGAGGAAAGACAGAATTCCAAGGAAAGCAAAGAGGAGGAAAAACGACACCATGAGGAAGAGAGACACCACAAAGAAAAGAGACACAATTCAGAGGAAAGTGAGGATGATGAAGGGCACTATGGCTTTGAGGAAAGACACAATTCCAAGGAAAGCaaagaggaggaggaaaaacTACACCATGAGGAAACGAGACACCATGAGGAAAAGAGACACCATGAGGAAAAGAGACACAATTCAGAGGAAGGTGAAGAGGATGAAGGGCACCATGACTTTGAGAAAAGACACAATTCCAAGGAAAGTGAAAAGGAGGAAAAACGACACCGTGAGGAAAAGAGACACCACAAAGAAAAGAGACATGATTCAGAGGAAAGTGAGGAGGATGAAGGGCACCATGACTTTGAGAAAAGGCACCCTTCCAAGGAaagtgaagaggaggaggaaaaacgacACCATGAGGAAAAGAGACACAATTCAGAGGAAAGTGAGGAGGATGAAGGGCACCATGACTTTGAGAAAAGGCACCCTTCCAAGGAaagtgaagaggaggaggaaaaacgacACCATGAGGAAAAGAGACACAATTCAGAGGAAAGTGAGGAGGATGAAGGGCACCATGACTTTGAGAAAAGACACAATTCCAAGGAAAGCGAACAGGAGGAAAAACGGCACCATGAGGAAAAGAGACACCACAAAGAAAAGAGACACAATTCAGAGGAAAGTGAGGAGGATGAAGGGCACCATGACTTTGAGAAAAGACACAATTCCAAGGAAAGCGAAGAGGAGGAAAAACAACATCATGAGGAAAAGAGAAACAATTCAGAGGAAAGTGAGGAGGATGAAGGGCACCATAGCTTTGAGAAAAGACACCCTTCCAAGGAAAGtgatgaggaggaggaaaaacgacACCATGAGGAAAAGAGAAACAATTCAGAGGAAAGTGAGGAGGATGAAGGGCACCATGACTTTGAGAAAAGGCACAATTCTAAGGAAAGTGAGGAGGAGGAAAGACGACACCATGAGGAAAAGAGACACCACAAAGTAAAGAGACACAATCCAGAGGAAAGTGAGGAGGAAGAAGGGCAccatgaagaaaaacaacaccatTCAGTTGAAAGCCGTCACCATGAACTAAAGAGAAGCCACTCTGAGGAaagtgaagaggaggaagaaaaGCGCCACTACAGTGAAGACAAGCACCAGCACTCTGAAGAAAGTGAAGAAGAGACACAGAAACATCACAGTCAAGAGAAGAGACATCATTCTGAAGAAAGTGAAGAGACAGAGAAACAACATCACAGTCAAGAGAAGAGACGTCATTCTGAAGAAAGTGAGGTAGTGAAAGAAAGCCCAGAAGGATACAGGATTCGTGAAGATAAAAGGCAATACCTTGGAGAAGATAGTGATGAGGAGCTAAAAAAGAGACACCATCCTTATGAGAAGGCACATTATAGTGAGGTAGAAGAAAATAAGCACCATGGCGAAGATAAGAGATTTCAAAGTCAGGAAGGGGAGGAAGTGCTAAGACACATTCAGGAAAAGAAACATATGGGAGAAGATGAGGACAAAAGGTTAGCTGGTAATTCCAGTCCCTACCACAAGGAGGTATGGTGGGAGAAACATAATGACAAAAGAGAAAATCTAGAAAATGAAGAGGAAAGACACCAGGAAGAAAAACGTCATTACCCAGAGGCTGTAGAAGACGACTGGTGGGACAAGAGGAGCGACGGTATGGAATATGGACACCACGGATATGAGGAGAAACGGAACAACCTTCTGACCCATCCCTTTCAAGATAAAAGGCCATTCTCTGGTAATAGAATAGATGAACTAGCAAAGCTTTTCAATTACAAGAAGGCAGTTGACTTTCTTTCTGAGGAGAAGAGAAGTCATCATGAGTTtcaggaagaaaagaaaaacccTCATCAGAGGCCATTCACGCAAGAGGAG GAGAAAGAACTTCAGAACCTGGCATCCATGGACCTACAGCTGCAGAAAATAGCAGAGAAGCTTCATGAAAACCGTAGAgggtga